DNA sequence from the Streptomyces cinnabarinus genome:
TCCGTCTGGGTGTCGACCCGCGCAAGGCCGACCAGATGGTCCGTGGCACCGTGAACCTGCCGCACGGCACCGGCAAGACTGCCCGGGTCCTGGTCTTCGCGACCGGTGACCGTGCTGCGGCCGCGGAGGCCGCGGGCGCCGACATCGTCGGCTCCGACGAGCTCATCGACGAGATCTCGAAGGGCAACCGCCTCAACGAGTTCGACGCCGTCGTCGCCACCCCGGACCTCATGGGCAAGGTCGGCCGCCTCGGCCGCGTCCTCGGCCCGCGTGGTCTCATGCCCAACCCGAAGACCGGCACCGTGACGCCCGACGTCGCCAAGGCGGTCAACGAGATCAAGGGCGGCAAGATCGAGTTCCGCGTCGACAAGCACTCGAACCTGCACTTCATCATCGGCAAGGCGTCCTTCGACGACGCCAAGCTGGTGGAGAACTACGGCGCGGCCCTGGAGGAGATCCTCCGTCTGAAGCCGTCCGCCGCCAAGGGTCGCTACATCAAGAAGGCCGCCATCACCACCACGATGGGCCCCGGCATTCCGGTCGACCCGAACCGCACCCGCAACCTCCTCGTCGAGGAGGACCCGGCCGCCGTCTGAGCGCCCGAGGCCTGACGGGCCCCGCACCTTTCGAGGTGCGGGGCCCGTTCCCGTTTCCGGACCCTGCCGGGGCCGCCCGGAATTCAAGGGACCGCTTTGCTACTGATCGGTTAGGCTCGCGTTCCGCTGTGAATCGCTCAAGTGTTCCTGGGGGGAACCGAATGACTGCTGTACGACGTTCCGCGCGCCGTAGGACGATCGGTGCCGGGCTGGCCGCCGTGGCCCTCGCCGCGGGCGCGGTGAGCTGTTCCAAGGGCGATGCCGAGGGGACGGCCGGGGACTCCCCGAAGATGACGCCCGCGGCCGCCGTGGCCAAGGCCGCGAAGAACTCGGACGACATCACGTCCCTGCGCTACCGCATGACGGGTGAGGTGCCGGAGCAGGGCCGGGTCAAGGCCGAGGCGTCCATGCGCATGAAGCCCGATGTGGCGATGAGCATGAAGATGACGGCCCTGGACCAGGGGGCGGACGGCTCCGCCGAGATCCGGCTCGTCGACAAGGCCATGTACATCGGCGGCAACGCCGAGATGGCCAAGGAGATGGACGGCAAGAGCTGGATCAAGTTCGACATGTCCGCGCTCGGCGGCGAGGACCTCGGCGGGGGCGCTCCCGGGGCCGGCCAGGCCGAGCAGAACCCGGCCACCGAGTCCACCTTCCTCACCGGCGCCAAGGACGTGAAGAAGCTCGGCACCGAGAAGGTCGACGGCGTCGAGACGACCCACTACCAGGGCACCGTCACGCTCGACACGCTCCGCGACTCCTTCAAGGACGAGGACAAGGAGACGCGCGAGAAGCGCGAGAAGAGCATCAAGCAGTACGAGGACATGGGCGTCGACGAGATGACCATGGACATGTGGATCGACGGCGACGACCACACCAAGCAGTTCCGGATGAAGGGCGAGGCGGACAAGGGCCGGCTCGACCTCACCATCACCTTCCTCGACTACAACAAGCCGGTGACCATCAAGGCCCCGCCCGCCAAGGACACCATGGACCTGGCGGACATGATGAACGATCTCGAGAGCAGCTGAGCGGCGTAGGACCGGATTTGCTTGACGGGGATCCGGTCGCGTACGCTCCTACAGAAGCCAAAGACCGCTGGTCGTTGCCGTGCGCTCGCAAGAGGGTGCGGTGGCCGAAGGATCCGCTGAACTGCGGACGACCCGCGCAGGTGACTGTGGAAGTGCTCCCGGAGCCCCTTTCAGGGGATTGCCGGTCGAGCTACGCCCCGAGCGCCTGCGCCGGGGCGTTTCGTTTTCCCCAGTCCTCCTTCGGGTCCGCGCGGTCCGAATCACCCGGAAGGAGGCCGAGGCTCTATGGCGAGGCCCGACAAGGCTGCCGCGGTTGCCGAGCTGACGGACAAGTTCCGCAGCTCGAACGCCGCCGTGCTGACCGAGTACCGCGGTCTCACCGTGGCGCAGCTCAAGACGCTGCGTCGTTCGCTCGGTGAGAACGCCCAGTACGCCGTGGTGAAGAACACGCTGACCAAGATTGCGGCCAACGAGGCCGGGATCACGCTGGACGACCAGCTCTTCGCTGGTCCGACTGCCGTCGCCTTCGTCACCGGTGACCCGGTGGAGTCGGCGAAGGGTCTTCGTGACTTCGCCAAGGACAACCCGAATCTCATCATCAAGGGCGGTGTCCTTGACGGCAAGGCGCTGTCCGCCGATGAGATCAAGAAGCTTGCGGACCTCGAGTCCCGCGAGGTTCTGCTCAGCAAGCTGGCCGGCGCGATGAAGGGCAAGCAGTCCCAGGCTGCCTCTGTCTTCCAGGCGCTGCCGTCGAAGCTCGTCCGCACCGTGGACGCTCTTCGCGCCAAGCAGGCCGAGCAGGGCGGTGCCGAGTAATTCGGCTCGCTTTCTGATCCGTGCCCCACGGCACGGGTCGCAGCGGGCCCGAACGTACGCCCGCCTCACCCAGTACATCCGGCACCTGCCGAATTAGTGGAAGGACCGCCATCATGGCGAAGCTCACCCAGGAAGACCTGCTTGCGCAGTTCGAGGAGATGACCCTCATCGAGCTCTCCGAGTTCGTGAAGGCCTTCGAGGAGAAGTTCGACGTCACCGCCGCCGCTGCCGCGCCGGTCGTCGTCGCCGGTGGTGCCGCTGGTGGCGCCGCCGAGGCCGTCGAGGAGAAGGACGAGTTCGACGTCATCCTCACCGGTGCCGG
Encoded proteins:
- the rplA gene encoding 50S ribosomal protein L1 — translated: MSKRSKSLRAADAKIDRDKLYAPLEAVRLAKETSTTKFDGTVEVAFRLGVDPRKADQMVRGTVNLPHGTGKTARVLVFATGDRAAAAEAAGADIVGSDELIDEISKGNRLNEFDAVVATPDLMGKVGRLGRVLGPRGLMPNPKTGTVTPDVAKAVNEIKGGKIEFRVDKHSNLHFIIGKASFDDAKLVENYGAALEEILRLKPSAAKGRYIKKAAITTTMGPGIPVDPNRTRNLLVEEDPAAV
- a CDS encoding DUF1396 domain-containing protein, yielding MTAVRRSARRRTIGAGLAAVALAAGAVSCSKGDAEGTAGDSPKMTPAAAVAKAAKNSDDITSLRYRMTGEVPEQGRVKAEASMRMKPDVAMSMKMTALDQGADGSAEIRLVDKAMYIGGNAEMAKEMDGKSWIKFDMSALGGEDLGGGAPGAGQAEQNPATESTFLTGAKDVKKLGTEKVDGVETTHYQGTVTLDTLRDSFKDEDKETREKREKSIKQYEDMGVDEMTMDMWIDGDDHTKQFRMKGEADKGRLDLTITFLDYNKPVTIKAPPAKDTMDLADMMNDLESS
- the rplJ gene encoding 50S ribosomal protein L10, producing MARPDKAAAVAELTDKFRSSNAAVLTEYRGLTVAQLKTLRRSLGENAQYAVVKNTLTKIAANEAGITLDDQLFAGPTAVAFVTGDPVESAKGLRDFAKDNPNLIIKGGVLDGKALSADEIKKLADLESREVLLSKLAGAMKGKQSQAASVFQALPSKLVRTVDALRAKQAEQGGAE
- the rplL gene encoding 50S ribosomal protein L7/L12, coding for MAKLTQEDLLAQFEEMTLIELSEFVKAFEEKFDVTAAAAAPVVVAGGAAGGAAEAVEEKDEFDVILTGAGDKKIQVIKVVRELTSLGLKEAKDLVDGAPKPVLEKVAKDAAEKAAESLKGAGASVEVK